One region of Channa argus isolate prfri chromosome 20, Channa argus male v1.0, whole genome shotgun sequence genomic DNA includes:
- the rsph1 gene encoding radial spoke head 1 homolog isoform X2 — protein sequence MSDVESEDFGDKLGQYEGDRNEAGERHGVGKAVLPNGDIYQGQYENGKRHGQGTYRFKNGAKYVGDYYHSMKHGQGTLYYPDGSKYEGSWVEDLRQGHGVYTYPNGDTYDGEWLHHMRHGQGVYHYHETGSKFKGTWVNGKMDSAAEYIHANHRYKGNFANNYDQVEGEWREMSSTSDLKWIPKCITGLTQWKLGQETTAGGKETASAEEVARKLT from the exons ATGTCGGATGTCGAGTCGGAGGATTTTGGTGACAAACTCGGG CAATATGAAGGGGACAGAAATGAAGCAGGAGAAAGACACGGAGTCGGCAAAGCTGTTCTGCCCAACGGAGACATTTATCAAGGACAGTATGAGAACGGCAAAAGACATGGACAG GGGACTTATCGCTTCAAGAATGGCGCAAAGTATGTTGGTGACTACTATCACAGCATGAAACACGGGCAGGGCACCCTCTACTATCCAGATGGCTCGAAATATGAAG GATCATGGGTTGAGGACCTAAGACAGGGTCACGGTGTCTACACTTACCCCAATGGAGACACATATGATGGAGAGTGGCTGCACCACATGAG GCATGGCCAGGGTGTTTACCACTACCATGAAACTGGCTCAAAATTCAAGGGAACATGGGTGAATGGGAAAATGGATTCAGCTGCAGAATACATCCACGCTAACCACAGATACAAGGGTAACTTTGCCAACAATTAT GACCAAGTTGAGGGTGAATGGAGAGAGATGTCATCCACCTCAGACCTTAAGTGGATTCCCAAGTGTATTACTGGCCTGACACAGTGGAAACTCGGCCAAGAGACTACAG CTGGGGGGAAAGAAACAGCTTCAGCAGAAGAGGTGGCCAGGAAACTGACCTGA
- the rsph1 gene encoding radial spoke head 1 homolog isoform X1: MSDVESEDFGDKLGQYEGDRNEAGERHGVGKAVLPNGDIYQGQYENGKRHGQGTYRFKNGAKYVGDYYHSMKHGQGTLYYPDGSKYEGSWVEDLRQGHGVYTYPNGDTYDGEWLHHMRHGQGVYHYHETGSKFKGTWVNGKMDSAAEYIHANHRYKGNFANNYPYGAGKYVFDIGCEQHGEYHQAGQDQVEGEWREMSSTSDLKWIPKCITGLTQWKLGQETTAGGKETASAEEVARKLT; this comes from the exons ATGTCGGATGTCGAGTCGGAGGATTTTGGTGACAAACTCGGG CAATATGAAGGGGACAGAAATGAAGCAGGAGAAAGACACGGAGTCGGCAAAGCTGTTCTGCCCAACGGAGACATTTATCAAGGACAGTATGAGAACGGCAAAAGACATGGACAG GGGACTTATCGCTTCAAGAATGGCGCAAAGTATGTTGGTGACTACTATCACAGCATGAAACACGGGCAGGGCACCCTCTACTATCCAGATGGCTCGAAATATGAAG GATCATGGGTTGAGGACCTAAGACAGGGTCACGGTGTCTACACTTACCCCAATGGAGACACATATGATGGAGAGTGGCTGCACCACATGAG GCATGGCCAGGGTGTTTACCACTACCATGAAACTGGCTCAAAATTCAAGGGAACATGGGTGAATGGGAAAATGGATTCAGCTGCAGAATACATCCACGCTAACCACAGATACAAGGGTAACTTTGCCAACAATTAT CCATACGGTGCAGGGAAGTACGTATTTGACATTGGCTGTGAGCAGCATGGTGAATACCACCAAGCAGGGCAG GACCAAGTTGAGGGTGAATGGAGAGAGATGTCATCCACCTCAGACCTTAAGTGGATTCCCAAGTGTATTACTGGCCTGACACAGTGGAAACTCGGCCAAGAGACTACAG CTGGGGGGAAAGAAACAGCTTCAGCAGAAGAGGTGGCCAGGAAACTGACCTGA